Proteins encoded within one genomic window of Polaribacter sp. NJDZ03:
- a CDS encoding DUF3810 domain-containing protein translates to MKINKKHVLLTFLLPVQIVLIQLAAENPAFIEKYYSNGIYPPIASFFRIIFGWIPFSVGDVLLAFGLFIFIRFICRLIKNRFRDFIPKIIHFTAILSVIYFCFYLFWGLNYYREPLAKNLQYQQKKYTTEQLQKVTAHVIEKLNEYQFKITKSDTLKVENPYSQKEMYTMAISGYENLSKDLPQLKYQYKSVKSSLMSLLQSYNGTAGYLNPLTGEAQVNNKLPKTSYPTTTCHEMAHQIGFAAENEANFVGFLAANYNNDLYFKYASYRMAFGYCISELRKRDQNLSKVLWKTVNKGIIKDFNASYTFWQQYKNPFEPLVKKGYNAYLKANKQDKGVQSYNYVVDLFISYFDKVNPV, encoded by the coding sequence TTGAAGATCAATAAAAAACATGTATTACTAACATTTTTACTTCCTGTACAAATAGTATTAATTCAATTGGCTGCAGAAAACCCTGCGTTTATAGAAAAATATTATTCAAATGGAATCTATCCTCCTATTGCATCCTTTTTTAGAATTATTTTTGGTTGGATTCCTTTTTCTGTCGGTGATGTATTATTGGCGTTCGGGCTCTTTATTTTTATTCGTTTTATATGTAGGTTGATAAAAAATAGATTCAGAGATTTTATTCCTAAAATTATTCATTTTACTGCCATTTTATCAGTTATTTATTTTTGTTTTTATCTCTTTTGGGGCTTAAATTATTACAGAGAACCTTTGGCTAAAAACTTACAGTATCAACAAAAAAAATACACTACAGAGCAACTTCAAAAAGTAACAGCACATGTAATTGAAAAGCTAAATGAATATCAATTTAAAATTACAAAAAGCGATACTTTAAAGGTAGAAAATCCGTATTCCCAAAAAGAAATGTACACAATGGCTATTTCTGGTTATGAAAATTTATCTAAAGACTTACCGCAGTTAAAATATCAATATAAATCTGTAAAAAGTTCTTTAATGAGTTTGCTACAATCTTACAACGGAACCGCAGGATACTTGAATCCTTTAACAGGAGAAGCTCAGGTAAACAACAAACTTCCTAAAACAAGTTACCCAACAACTACGTGTCATGAAATGGCACATCAAATTGGTTTTGCTGCAGAAAATGAAGCTAATTTTGTTGGTTTTTTGGCGGCTAATTATAATAACGATCTTTACTTTAAATACGCCAGTTATAGAATGGCTTTTGGCTATTGTATTTCTGAACTGAGAAAACGCGACCAAAATTTATCCAAAGTACTTTGGAAAACTGTCAACAAAGGAATTATTAAAGATTTTAATGCCAGTTATACCTTTTGGCAGCAATATAAAAATCCCTTTGAACCGCTTGTTAAAAAAGGATACAATGCTTATTTAAAAGCCAACAAACAAGATAAAGGTGTACAATCTTACAATTATGTGGTAGATTTATTTATTTCTTATTTTGACAAAGTAAACCCTGTTTAA